The Desmodus rotundus isolate HL8 chromosome 3, HLdesRot8A.1, whole genome shotgun sequence genome includes a region encoding these proteins:
- the ZNF385A gene encoding zinc finger protein 385A isoform X2 produces MILGSLSRAGPLPLLRQPPIMQPPLDLKQILPFPLEPAPTLGLFSNYSTMDPVQKAVLSHTFGGPLLKTKRPIISCNVCQIRFNSQSQAEAHYKGNRHARRVKGIEAAKTRGREPGVREPGDTAPPGSTPPNGDGVTPRPVSMENGLGPAPGSPEKQPSSPSPPSVPETGQGTTKGEGGTPAPASLPGGSKEEEEKAKRLLYCALCKVAVNSLSQLEAHNKGTKHKTILEARSGLGPIKAYPRLGPTTPGEPEAPAQDRTFHCEICNVKVNSEVQLKQHISSRRHRDGVAGKPNPLLSRHKKPRGAAELAGTLTFSKELPKSLAGGLLPSPLAVAAVMAAAAGSPLSLRPAPAAPLLQGPPITHPLLHPAPGPIRTAHGPILFSPY; encoded by the exons ATGATCCTCG GCAGCCTGAGCCGGGCAGGGCCCCTTCCTCTGCTACGGCAACCCCCCATCATGCAGCCCCCGCTGGACCTCAAGCAAATCCTGCCTTTCCCACTGgagccagcccccaccctgggcctctTTAGCAACTACAGCACT ATGGACCCTGTACAGAAGGCTGTGCTTTCCCACACCTTTGGGGGACCCTTGCTCAAAACCAAGCGGCCCATCATTTCCTGTAATGTCTGTCAGATCCGCTTCAATTCTCAG AGCCAGGCTGAGGCACACTATAAGGGTAATCGCCACGCCCGAAGAGTTAAAGGCATTGAGGCTGCCAAGACCCGAGGCAGGGAGCCTGGTGTCCGGGAACCTGGAGACACAGCTCCCCCAGGCAGCACCCCCCCAAATGGGGATGGTGTAACCCCTCGTCCAG tttccatggagaatGGACTGGGTCCAGCCCCAGGATCCCCAGAGAAACAGCCCagctccccatcccctcccagtGTTCCGGAGACTGGTCAGGGTACAACTAAGGGTGAAGGGGGGACTCCAGCCCCAGCTTCCCTGCCTGGGGGTagcaaagaagaggaggaaaaggccaAGCGTCTGCTCTACTGTGCTCTGTGCAAAGTGGCAGTGAATTCCCTGTCCCAGCTTGAGGCGCATAACAAAG GTACTAAGCACAAGACAATACTGGAGGCCCGAAGTGGGCTGGGCCCCATCAAAGCTTACCCTAGGCTGGGGCCTACCACTCCTGGGGAGCCAGAGGCCCCTGCCCAGGACCGAACCTTCCACTGTGAGATCTGCAATGTCAAGGTCAACTCGGAGGTCCAACTGAAACAG CACATTTCCAGCCGGCGGCACCGAGATGGCGTGGCCGGGAAGCCCAACCCGTTACTGAGCCGTCACAAGAAGCCTAGGGGCGCTGCGGAGCTAGCG GGCACGCTGACTTTCTCCAAGGAGCTGCCCAAGTCCCTGGCCGGtggcctgctccccagccccctggCGGTGGCTGCAGTAATGGCAGCGGCAGCAGGCTCCCCGCTGTCCCTGCGCCCGGCTCCAGCCGCACCTCTTCTCCAGGGGCCGCCGATCACCCACCCCCTGCTCCACCCGGCCCCCGGGCCCATCCGAACGGCGCACGGACCCATCCTCTTCTCCCCCTACTGA
- the ZNF385A gene encoding zinc finger protein 385A isoform X1, whose product MQPPLDLKQILPFPLEPAPTLGLFSNYSTMDPVQKAVLSHTFGGPLLKTKRPIISCNVCQIRFNSQSQAEAHYKGNRHARRVKGIEAAKTRGREPGVREPGDTAPPGSTPPNGDGVTPRPVSMENGLGPAPGSPEKQPSSPSPPSVPETGQGTTKGEGGTPAPASLPGGSKEEEEKAKRLLYCALCKVAVNSLSQLEAHNKGTKHKTILEARSGLGPIKAYPRLGPTTPGEPEAPAQDRTFHCEICNVKVNSEVQLKQHISSRRHRDGVAGKPNPLLSRHKKPRGAAELAGTLTFSKELPKSLAGGLLPSPLAVAAVMAAAAGSPLSLRPAPAAPLLQGPPITHPLLHPAPGPIRTAHGPILFSPY is encoded by the exons ATGCAGCCCCCGCTGGACCTCAAGCAAATCCTGCCTTTCCCACTGgagccagcccccaccctgggcctctTTAGCAACTACAGCACT ATGGACCCTGTACAGAAGGCTGTGCTTTCCCACACCTTTGGGGGACCCTTGCTCAAAACCAAGCGGCCCATCATTTCCTGTAATGTCTGTCAGATCCGCTTCAATTCTCAG AGCCAGGCTGAGGCACACTATAAGGGTAATCGCCACGCCCGAAGAGTTAAAGGCATTGAGGCTGCCAAGACCCGAGGCAGGGAGCCTGGTGTCCGGGAACCTGGAGACACAGCTCCCCCAGGCAGCACCCCCCCAAATGGGGATGGTGTAACCCCTCGTCCAG tttccatggagaatGGACTGGGTCCAGCCCCAGGATCCCCAGAGAAACAGCCCagctccccatcccctcccagtGTTCCGGAGACTGGTCAGGGTACAACTAAGGGTGAAGGGGGGACTCCAGCCCCAGCTTCCCTGCCTGGGGGTagcaaagaagaggaggaaaaggccaAGCGTCTGCTCTACTGTGCTCTGTGCAAAGTGGCAGTGAATTCCCTGTCCCAGCTTGAGGCGCATAACAAAG GTACTAAGCACAAGACAATACTGGAGGCCCGAAGTGGGCTGGGCCCCATCAAAGCTTACCCTAGGCTGGGGCCTACCACTCCTGGGGAGCCAGAGGCCCCTGCCCAGGACCGAACCTTCCACTGTGAGATCTGCAATGTCAAGGTCAACTCGGAGGTCCAACTGAAACAG CACATTTCCAGCCGGCGGCACCGAGATGGCGTGGCCGGGAAGCCCAACCCGTTACTGAGCCGTCACAAGAAGCCTAGGGGCGCTGCGGAGCTAGCG GGCACGCTGACTTTCTCCAAGGAGCTGCCCAAGTCCCTGGCCGGtggcctgctccccagccccctggCGGTGGCTGCAGTAATGGCAGCGGCAGCAGGCTCCCCGCTGTCCCTGCGCCCGGCTCCAGCCGCACCTCTTCTCCAGGGGCCGCCGATCACCCACCCCCTGCTCCACCCGGCCCCCGGGCCCATCCGAACGGCGCACGGACCCATCCTCTTCTCCCCCTACTGA
- the ZNF385A gene encoding zinc finger protein 385A isoform X3 yields MEPRPPGSRRMDPVQKAVLSHTFGGPLLKTKRPIISCNVCQIRFNSQSQAEAHYKGNRHARRVKGIEAAKTRGREPGVREPGDTAPPGSTPPNGDGVTPRPVSMENGLGPAPGSPEKQPSSPSPPSVPETGQGTTKGEGGTPAPASLPGGSKEEEEKAKRLLYCALCKVAVNSLSQLEAHNKGTKHKTILEARSGLGPIKAYPRLGPTTPGEPEAPAQDRTFHCEICNVKVNSEVQLKQHISSRRHRDGVAGKPNPLLSRHKKPRGAAELAGTLTFSKELPKSLAGGLLPSPLAVAAVMAAAAGSPLSLRPAPAAPLLQGPPITHPLLHPAPGPIRTAHGPILFSPY; encoded by the exons ATGGAGCCGCGGCCCCCGGGGTCCCGCAGG ATGGACCCTGTACAGAAGGCTGTGCTTTCCCACACCTTTGGGGGACCCTTGCTCAAAACCAAGCGGCCCATCATTTCCTGTAATGTCTGTCAGATCCGCTTCAATTCTCAG AGCCAGGCTGAGGCACACTATAAGGGTAATCGCCACGCCCGAAGAGTTAAAGGCATTGAGGCTGCCAAGACCCGAGGCAGGGAGCCTGGTGTCCGGGAACCTGGAGACACAGCTCCCCCAGGCAGCACCCCCCCAAATGGGGATGGTGTAACCCCTCGTCCAG tttccatggagaatGGACTGGGTCCAGCCCCAGGATCCCCAGAGAAACAGCCCagctccccatcccctcccagtGTTCCGGAGACTGGTCAGGGTACAACTAAGGGTGAAGGGGGGACTCCAGCCCCAGCTTCCCTGCCTGGGGGTagcaaagaagaggaggaaaaggccaAGCGTCTGCTCTACTGTGCTCTGTGCAAAGTGGCAGTGAATTCCCTGTCCCAGCTTGAGGCGCATAACAAAG GTACTAAGCACAAGACAATACTGGAGGCCCGAAGTGGGCTGGGCCCCATCAAAGCTTACCCTAGGCTGGGGCCTACCACTCCTGGGGAGCCAGAGGCCCCTGCCCAGGACCGAACCTTCCACTGTGAGATCTGCAATGTCAAGGTCAACTCGGAGGTCCAACTGAAACAG CACATTTCCAGCCGGCGGCACCGAGATGGCGTGGCCGGGAAGCCCAACCCGTTACTGAGCCGTCACAAGAAGCCTAGGGGCGCTGCGGAGCTAGCG GGCACGCTGACTTTCTCCAAGGAGCTGCCCAAGTCCCTGGCCGGtggcctgctccccagccccctggCGGTGGCTGCAGTAATGGCAGCGGCAGCAGGCTCCCCGCTGTCCCTGCGCCCGGCTCCAGCCGCACCTCTTCTCCAGGGGCCGCCGATCACCCACCCCCTGCTCCACCCGGCCCCCGGGCCCATCCGAACGGCGCACGGACCCATCCTCTTCTCCCCCTACTGA
- the GPR84 gene encoding LOW QUALITY PROTEIN: G-protein coupled receptor 84 (The sequence of the model RefSeq protein was modified relative to this genomic sequence to represent the inferred CDS: deleted 3 bases in 2 codons; substituted 1 base at 1 genomic stop codon) translates to MWNNSDANFSCYHKSVLRYHYVAVTWGVVVAVTGTVGNVLTLMALVVQPKPRTCFILLIANLTVADLLYCTLLQLFSVDTYLHLHXRTGVTSCRAFGLLLFLSNFVSILTLRLIALGHYLLITHLKLFPQVFSAKGIVLAMVGTWVVGVASFAPLWPVYILGPVVCTCSFDRIRAQHSTTILMGIYFVLGLSSVSIFCCLIYRQVKRAAQALYQYKMHHASVRSSHVAGTDEAMPGHFQELDSGMASGGPSEGISSESVSAVTTQTLEGDSPEVGDQSNSKVAKQMTDKSLPQATSKTRPTKRTPKIQDSPSEFRKVTRRCFAVFLCFALSYIPFLLLNILDARVQAPQIVHMLAANLTWLNGCINPVLYVAMNRQFHQAYGSLLKQGPQSFRTFH, encoded by the exons ATGTGGAACAACTCTGATGCCAACTTTTCCTGCTACCATAAGTCTGTGCTGCGCTATCATTATGTGGCAGTTACCTGG GGGGTTGTGGTAGCTGTGACGGGCACTGTGGGCAATGTGCTCACTCTGATGGCCTTGGTCGTCCAGCCCAAGCCCCGTACCTGCTTCATCCTGCTCATCGCCAACCTCACAGTAGCTGATCTACTCTACTGCACCCTTCTCCAGCTCTTCTCTGTGGACACCTACCTCCACCTGCACTGAAGAACTGGTGTCACCTCCTGCAGAGCTTTTGGGCTCCTCCTCTTTCTGTCCAATTTTGTCTCCATCCTCACCCTCCGCCTCATTGCCCTGGGACACTACCTCCTCATTACCCACCTGAAGCTCTTTCCCCAAGTGTTCAGTGCCAAGGGGATAGTGTTGGCAATGGTGGGCACCTGGGTGGTGGGTGTGGCCAGCTTTGCCCCTCTCTGGCCTGTATATATCTTGGGGCCCGTAGTCTGCACCTGCAGCTTTGACCGCATTCGAGCCCAACACTCCACCACCATTCTCATGGGGATCTACTTTGTGCTTGGGCTCAGCAGTGTCAGCATCTTCTGTTGCCTCATCTACCGCCAGGTGAAGCGAGCAGCACAGGCACTGTATCAGTATAAGATGCACCATGCAAGTGTCCGCTCCAGCCACGTGGCTGGGACAGATGAAGCCATGCCTGGTCATTTCCAGGAGTTGGACAGTGGGATGGCATCAGGAGGGCCCAGTGAGGGGATTTCGTCTGAGTCAGTCAGTGCTGTCACCACCCAGACTCTGGAAGGAGACTCACCAGAAGTG GGGGACCAGAGCAACAGCAAAGTAGCTAAGCAGATGACAGACAAAAGCCTTCCACAGGCAACTTCTAAGACCAGGCCAACTAAAAGAACCCCCAAAATTCAGGACTCTCCATCAGAGTTTAGGAAGGTGACTCGGAGGTGTTTTGCAGTGTTCCTTTGCTTTGCCCTGAGCTATATCCCTTTCTTGCTGCTCAATATCCTGGATGCCAGGGTCCAGGCTCCCCAGATTGTCCACATGCTTGCTGCCAACCTCACCTGGCTCAATGGTTGCATCAACCCTGTGCTCTATGTAGCCATGAATCGCCAGTTCCACCAAGCTTATGGCTCACTCCTAAAACAAGGGCCCCAGAGTTTCCGTACGTTCCATTAG